The following coding sequences are from one Gigantopelta aegis isolate Gae_Host chromosome 15, Gae_host_genome, whole genome shotgun sequence window:
- the LOC121390602 gene encoding uncharacterized protein LOC121390602, with protein MDLTKWLQVDLEMTFSIDTVRILNRGGGYTNRLTNFTVYVYEEDPTEFPSANRKWCKHYPGTVGAAQWAELSCESHVIGRYVRVSKYNINLNHLLEICELEVYGKRATGVQFRRSPNSRISNPVLSKNSVATSIRCMSLCYAESLCYGTNFKQSTGISTPNCELVSNSLANQIEENGAGWDAYVVNSTGLRDGPKCFR; from the exons ATGGATCTTACCAAGTGGCTGCAAGTCGACCTGGAGATGACCTTCTCTATAGACACTGTCAGGATCCTCAACAGAGGCGGTG GATACACCAATAGACTAACTAACTTTACTGTATACGTTTACGAAGAAGATCCCACTGAATTTCCATCTGCAAACAGGAAGTGGTGTAAGCATTATCCTGGAACTGTGGGTGCTGCTCAGTGGGCGGAGTTGTCATGTGAGAGTCACGTGATTGGAAGATACGTCAGAGTCAGCAAATACAACATAAACCTAAACCATCTACTAGAGATCTGTGAACTGGAGGTGTACGGCAAGAGAGCCACAG GTGTTCAATTCAGACGTTCACCCAACTCGAGGATATCGAACCCAGTGTTATCGAAAAACTCAGTAGCCACGTCGATAAGATGTATGTCTTTGTGTTATGCTGAATCACTCTGCTATGGCACCAACTTCAAACAGTCGACTGGCATTAGCACCCCCAATTGTGAACTGGTTTCTAACAGTCTGGCCAATCAGATTGAAGAAAACGGAGCTGGTTGGGATGCGTATGTGGTCAATTCGACAGGATTGCGAGACGGCCCGAAATGTTTTAGGTAG